In Alkaliphilus flagellatus, one DNA window encodes the following:
- a CDS encoding SIS domain-containing protein — MKDFFHKYKQELIESIDKISQKDMKQFFQIMLDSYNKNKKIIIIGNGGSAATASHFSCDLGKGASVEGVRRFRVISLTDNIPLITAISNDISYDEVFKYQLENILEEDDLVIGISASGNSENIVKAFEYAKSKSAKTFGLVGFSGGKVKDLSDGYIHVQSFNYGIVEDIHLIIEHVLTQYFKKYMGEMNINKSNKTLGQED; from the coding sequence ATGAAAGATTTTTTTCATAAATACAAACAAGAACTAATAGAGTCAATCGACAAAATATCTCAAAAAGATATGAAACAATTTTTTCAAATTATGTTAGATTCATATAATAAAAATAAAAAAATAATTATTATTGGTAATGGAGGCAGTGCAGCAACAGCATCTCATTTCTCTTGTGATCTAGGTAAGGGAGCATCTGTTGAAGGTGTTAGAAGATTTAGAGTTATAAGCCTAACCGATAATATACCTTTGATTACAGCTATTTCAAATGATATATCCTACGATGAAGTTTTTAAGTATCAATTAGAAAACATTCTTGAAGAAGATGATTTAGTAATAGGAATTTCTGCCTCTGGCAACTCTGAGAATATAGTTAAAGCATTTGAGTATGCAAAAAGTAAATCTGCAAAAACTTTTGGCTTAGTTGGATTTAGCGGTGGAAAAGTAAAAGATTTATCTGACGGTTATATTCATGTTCAAAGTTTTAATTACGGCATTGTTGAAGATATTCACTTAATTATAGAGCATGTATTAACCCAGTATTTTAAGAAATACATGGGAGAAATGAATATTAATAAATCTAATAAAACCCTTGGGCAGGAAGATTAA
- a CDS encoding D-glycero-alpha-D-manno-heptose-1,7-bisphosphate 7-phosphatase, giving the protein MHKAVFLDRDGVINQKANEHDYIKTWNEFKLIPEIVDVMKHVQSKGYKIIIVTNQRGIARGIMTINDLNKIHENLRQLLHIHNIYITGIFYCSHDIHENCGCRKPKVGMFLKAKKLYNINFEQSFLIGDSLTDIMAANTLKIKSILYAKNAINKKIEPMPRYIVTDLNEINKIIN; this is encoded by the coding sequence ATGCATAAAGCAGTTTTTTTAGATAGAGATGGAGTCATAAACCAAAAAGCCAATGAGCATGATTATATTAAAACTTGGAATGAGTTTAAATTGATTCCTGAAATTGTTGATGTGATGAAACATGTACAATCAAAAGGCTATAAAATAATAATTGTAACAAATCAAAGAGGGATAGCAAGAGGTATTATGACTATAAATGATTTAAATAAAATACATGAAAATTTGCGGCAACTTCTCCATATCCATAATATATATATAACAGGCATATTTTATTGCTCCCATGATATTCATGAGAATTGTGGTTGTAGAAAACCTAAAGTAGGTATGTTCTTAAAAGCTAAAAAACTATACAATATTAACTTTGAACAATCTTTTTTAATAGGCGATTCATTAACAGATATTATGGCTGCTAATACATTAAAAATAAAATCCATTTTATATGCTAAAAATGCTATCAATAAAAAAATTGAACCAATGCCTAGATATATTGTTACAGACCTTAACGAAATAAATAAAATTATAAATTAA
- a CDS encoding glycosyltransferase family 2 protein — protein sequence MSKYDAGILENESANRFIKNIKGGYNIKLPAYYQNSKNSKGNINNSDKRNTENMPGITVITSTIRPEFMEKVFENYNRQTYQKKELIIVLNKNSMNIRKWMKKAKQYKNIRVFQLDERISFGQCYNFCVSKSKYDYIAPFDDDDYYAPNYLNDIVEAFQTSKADVVGKKTRYVYFESSGILAISNPNNENRYVDHIDGPTLSFNKKIFDKVRFTNQPVGVDGRFCKDCIDNGIKLYSTNKFNHVYIRHSSSHQHTWAISDDEFLSWCDVIGKIENYQEYVAK from the coding sequence GTGAGTAAGTATGATGCGGGAATTTTAGAAAATGAATCTGCAAATAGATTTATTAAAAATATCAAAGGAGGTTATAACATAAAACTGCCAGCATATTATCAAAACAGCAAAAATAGTAAAGGTAATATAAATAATAGTGATAAGAGAAATACAGAGAATATGCCTGGGATAACTGTAATTACCAGTACTATAAGACCAGAGTTTATGGAAAAGGTATTTGAAAATTACAATAGACAAACCTATCAAAAAAAAGAGCTCATTATTGTTTTAAACAAAAATAGCATGAACATTAGGAAGTGGATGAAAAAGGCAAAACAATATAAAAATATTAGGGTATTTCAGCTTGATGAAAGAATTTCTTTTGGCCAATGTTACAATTTTTGTGTAAGTAAATCAAAGTATGATTATATTGCTCCATTTGATGATGATGACTACTATGCTCCTAATTATTTAAATGATATTGTTGAGGCATTTCAGACTTCAAAGGCAGACGTTGTTGGTAAAAAAACTCGCTATGTTTATTTTGAAAGTTCTGGAATACTAGCCATTTCAAACCCTAATAATGAGAATCGTTATGTTGATCATATTGATGGTCCTACATTATCTTTTAACAAAAAAATATTTGATAAGGTTCGATTTACCAACCAACCCGTTGGAGTAGATGGTAGATTCTGTAAAGATTGTATTGATAATGGTATAAAGCTGTACTCAACAAATAAGTTCAATCATGTGTATATTAGACATTCATCCTCCCATCAGCATACTTGGGCAATAAGCGATGATGAATTCTTAAGTTGGTGTGATGTAATAGGAAAGATAGAAAATTACCAAGAATATGTTGCTAAATAG
- a CDS encoding glycosyltransferase family 2 protein has protein sequence MLSRPNTNSQKTNRDNPNTSSKNSSAPRNKSMNISVEKIRQNYYKRLSVYSQHTKCNDHNINNSDDSNKRHTKDMSGITVITSTIRPQFMDSIFENYNRQTYKKKELIIILNKNSMDINLWKEKAKQYANISVFQIDEEVPLGECYNFCVEKSTYDYIAPFDDDDYYAPNYLQDIVEAFKISNADVVGKRARYVYFENSGILAISGSRYENSYVNYIDGPTLSFNKKIFDRVQFSNIPCGIDVQFCKDCTANGIKIYSTNRFNHVYIRHSSSHDHTWKINDNMLLMYGGCRVVRKTNNYQKYITR, from the coding sequence ATGTTGAGTAGGCCTAATACTAATAGTCAAAAAACTAATAGAGACAATCCAAATACTAGCTCTAAAAACTCTAGTGCACCAAGAAATAAATCTATGAATATATCAGTTGAAAAAATAAGACAGAATTATTACAAAAGATTGTCAGTATATTCTCAACATACTAAATGTAATGACCATAATATAAATAACAGTGATGATAGTAATAAGAGACATACAAAGGATATGTCTGGAATAACTGTAATTACAAGTACTATAAGACCCCAATTTATGGATAGTATATTTGAAAATTACAATAGACAAACCTACAAAAAAAAGGAGCTTATCATTATTCTAAATAAAAATAGTATGGATATAAACCTATGGAAAGAAAAAGCAAAACAATATGCAAATATTAGTGTATTTCAGATTGATGAAGAGGTTCCATTGGGAGAGTGTTATAATTTCTGTGTAGAAAAATCAACTTATGACTATATTGCTCCATTTGATGATGACGATTATTATGCTCCTAACTATCTACAGGACATTGTTGAAGCCTTTAAAATTTCAAATGCAGATGTTGTCGGTAAAAGAGCTAGATATGTTTATTTTGAAAACTCAGGAATATTAGCTATTTCAGGTAGTAGGTATGAAAATAGCTATGTTAATTATATTGATGGCCCCACATTATCTTTTAATAAAAAAATATTTGATAGAGTTCAGTTTAGTAATATTCCATGTGGAATAGATGTTCAGTTTTGTAAAGATTGTACTGCTAATGGTATAAAAATATATTCCACAAATAGATTTAACCATGTATATATTAGACATTCTTCATCTCATGATCACACATGGAAAATAAACGATAATATGCTTTTAATGTATGGTGGTTGTAGAGTAGTTAGAAAAACAAATAATTATCAGAAATATATTACTAGATAG
- a CDS encoding glucose-1-phosphate thymidylyltransferase, whose protein sequence is MKGLILCAGVGSRLWPITHTLPKHLIPLANKPILFYIIDILVDMGIDEIGIVVGKNKASFQEALKEYDNKNIAFHYIKQEKPIGLANAVLSSREFIKNEKFLMILGDNLYHPDIKNAINNIVNSNFNCHVLINKVSNPSRYGIVKIEKDRVIDVIEKPNNPPTNLAIAGIYIFDSNIFTACENIKPSNRNEYELSDAIKWLIDNGYVVSYEKFDCLWQDLGKPEDILIANQYLLSNIKPENNGIIDKGSKIDGMVFIGNSSIVKNSIITGPVTIGNNTIIKDAYIGPYTSIYDNVEITNCHIQNSIILNESIISDIRGIIDSSIIERCCIVEGEKEETKTNQLLLGKDTKIKLKKS, encoded by the coding sequence ATGAAAGGATTGATTCTATGTGCAGGAGTGGGAAGTAGGCTGTGGCCTATAACACATACACTGCCAAAGCATTTAATACCTTTAGCTAATAAACCGATACTATTTTATATTATTGATATATTAGTTGATATGGGCATTGATGAAATAGGGATTGTGGTTGGAAAAAATAAAGCTAGCTTTCAGGAAGCTTTAAAAGAATATGATAATAAAAATATAGCATTCCATTATATTAAGCAAGAGAAGCCTATTGGCCTCGCAAATGCAGTTTTAAGCTCTAGAGAATTTATAAAAAATGAAAAATTTTTGATGATTTTAGGGGATAATCTTTACCATCCTGACATTAAAAACGCAATTAATAATATTGTTAACTCAAATTTTAATTGCCATGTTTTAATTAATAAAGTTAGTAATCCAAGCAGATACGGAATAGTAAAAATAGAGAAGGACAGAGTAATAGATGTAATTGAAAAGCCTAATAATCCACCTACCAATCTAGCTATAGCAGGTATATATATCTTTGATAGTAATATATTTACTGCCTGTGAAAATATAAAACCTTCAAATAGAAATGAATATGAATTATCTGATGCAATAAAATGGTTAATTGATAATGGATATGTAGTATCTTATGAAAAGTTTGACTGCTTGTGGCAGGATTTAGGTAAGCCAGAGGATATTTTGATAGCAAATCAATATTTACTGTCTAATATAAAGCCTGAAAATAATGGTATCATTGACAAAGGTTCGAAAATAGATGGTATGGTTTTTATTGGGAATAGTTCTATAGTTAAAAATAGTATTATTACAGGCCCAGTAACTATTGGAAACAACACTATAATTAAAGATGCTTATATAGGGCCGTACACCTCAATCTATGATAATGTTGAAATTACAAATTGTCATATTCAAAACAGTATAATACTAAATGAATCTATTATTTCTGATATACGGGGCATAATTGACTCGAGTATTATTGAAAGATGTTGTATAGTTGAAGGAGAAAAAGAGGAAACAAAAACTAATCAATTATTACTTGGAAAAGATACTAAGATAAAACTAAAAAAATCATAA
- a CDS encoding DUF6323 family protein: MSFEIMSISSSLIQKQAVEEIEKCNDFTVKFGLTLSHFDAIELVETRTLALKINGRIEFGGGAIDKIIKEFCDSPYISMNNYAETLHELIEMFYFYKNETLDLMSDDDLIKFMKNSFDGKCQGSLELLSGRELANMARNLRYGYAPDYSEDTAYDEEDEDGEY, from the coding sequence TTGTCATTTGAAATTATGAGTATATCTTCATCGCTGATACAAAAACAAGCGGTGGAGGAAATTGAAAAGTGTAATGACTTTACAGTTAAATTTGGATTAACTCTATCCCACTTCGATGCCATTGAACTGGTTGAAACACGCACTCTCGCATTGAAAATCAACGGGCGAATCGAATTTGGGGGTGGTGCCATCGATAAGATAATCAAGGAATTTTGTGACTCTCCTTATATTTCGATGAACAACTATGCTGAAACACTTCACGAGCTTATTGAAATGTTTTATTTTTACAAAAATGAAACCCTTGATTTGATGAGTGATGATGATCTGATAAAGTTCATGAAGAATAGCTTTGATGGCAAATGTCAGGGGTCACTCGAATTGCTTTCGGGACGAGAGCTCGCTAATATGGCTCGTAATTTAAGATATGGATACGCTCCAGATTATTCGGAGGATACGGCGTATGACGAGGAGGATGAAGATGGCGAATATTGA
- a CDS encoding DUF6179 domain-containing protein: MANIEKRHIIDSNNLSGESYFTSILKEAYACGLLYDSDVENIQLQCIKFLAYKSERYNDGESSSIRVETAENIMKSNLYTIGLYLKSLLDVDCAVNELKTTMISEMYKKGRELINTKFHTAKHIYKLVQKNKLITLNYTYNATLNEKGIGIFFKSYDLDYEAHESPASIDYQLCNPVTDLAGVEFIQKYLENLCLENEFCRNFDAEDIHHLLCGYDEGYKDLLINIFEQVLIAALGCLLANRNVVKLNISGKDIQRLHNELSKYDDYTLALKIRKATEKMFEELNITGLSLRRYIEKSLPKITSTIVYAVKTNTLSKVFVSPINPDLKPKIHFLSGVKMGDEDYRKLIEELFICRYSHDKLALINEKVKSFDDLEDVLLDAQLSEAEITSIFGTLGDIEIAAMIRRHPFKSDIQAVDLSETEQALRLYLKSYIDQLAADRQEQIFDMVNHLICD; this comes from the coding sequence ATGGCGAATATTGAAAAGCGACATATCATTGATAGTAATAATTTGAGCGGTGAATCCTATTTTACTTCAATTCTGAAGGAAGCATATGCATGTGGACTTTTATATGATTCTGATGTGGAAAATATTCAGTTGCAATGCATTAAGTTTTTAGCATATAAAAGTGAAAGATATAATGACGGTGAAAGTAGTTCGATAAGAGTGGAGACTGCCGAAAACATTATGAAATCCAACCTTTACACAATAGGACTATATTTAAAATCGTTACTTGATGTAGATTGTGCAGTCAATGAACTTAAAACCACAATGATTTCCGAAATGTATAAAAAAGGTAGAGAATTAATTAATACCAAATTTCATACCGCAAAACATATCTATAAGCTAGTTCAAAAAAATAAACTGATCACCTTGAATTACACCTATAACGCAACACTCAACGAAAAAGGTATCGGAATTTTCTTTAAATCATACGACCTAGATTATGAAGCTCATGAGTCCCCTGCATCCATAGATTATCAGCTATGTAATCCTGTTACTGATTTGGCAGGAGTCGAATTTATTCAAAAATATCTTGAGAACTTATGCCTTGAAAATGAATTTTGTAGGAATTTCGATGCAGAGGATATTCATCATCTGCTTTGCGGATATGACGAGGGGTATAAGGATTTATTGATTAATATCTTTGAGCAAGTATTGATAGCAGCGTTGGGGTGTTTGCTTGCAAATCGCAACGTTGTGAAATTGAATATTTCAGGAAAAGATATTCAACGCCTGCATAATGAATTGTCGAAATATGATGATTATACACTTGCTTTGAAGATCCGCAAGGCAACTGAAAAAATGTTTGAAGAGTTGAATATTACAGGTCTTTCACTTCGAAGATATATTGAAAAAAGTTTGCCGAAGATCACATCTACTATTGTTTATGCAGTTAAGACAAATACTCTTAGCAAAGTGTTTGTATCTCCGATTAATCCAGATTTGAAACCCAAAATCCACTTTTTATCTGGTGTGAAGATGGGTGATGAAGATTACAGAAAGTTAATTGAAGAATTGTTCATATGCCGATATTCACATGATAAGCTTGCGCTTATAAATGAAAAAGTAAAATCCTTTGATGACCTTGAAGACGTACTGCTTGATGCACAGTTGAGTGAAGCAGAAATTACTTCAATTTTTGGTACTCTCGGAGATATTGAGATTGCTGCAATGATTAGAAGACACCCGTTCAAATCGGATATTCAAGCTGTAGATTTATCAGAAACAGAACAGGCATTACGGTTATACTTAAAAAGCTATATTGATCAACTTGCAGCAGACAGGCAAGAACAGATTTTTGATATGGTAAATCATCTTATTTGCGATTGA
- a CDS encoding TetR/AcrR family transcriptional regulator, translated as MGKSNDKRELILKNSARIFSHKGYFGTGVNEILTACNIPKGSFYHYFPGGKEQLAVEVLRFAYEEMVEGIKTNIFSVSDNAVDVFSYMLDHLSMIFSKRHIFESLVITFMGLESVYISEELSRESTRVYEEWQELYRLKLIDCGYSEEDAAGYSLTLFTLVHGSLISCWIKQNTEDLQRMKQQLPFLLP; from the coding sequence ATGGGAAAGAGCAACGATAAGCGAGAACTTATTCTGAAAAATTCCGCGCGTATTTTTTCGCATAAGGGCTATTTTGGAACGGGAGTAAATGAAATTCTAACCGCATGCAATATTCCCAAGGGGTCTTTCTATCATTATTTTCCGGGCGGGAAAGAGCAATTGGCAGTTGAGGTGCTTCGCTTTGCCTACGAGGAAATGGTAGAGGGCATTAAGACGAATATTTTTTCGGTATCGGATAATGCTGTCGATGTTTTTTCTTATATGCTTGATCATCTGAGCATGATATTTAGCAAGCGTCATATATTTGAGTCGCTGGTCATTACCTTCATGGGTCTAGAATCTGTTTATATCAGCGAAGAATTATCAAGGGAGTCAACCCGTGTTTATGAGGAGTGGCAGGAGCTATACCGTCTTAAGCTAATTGATTGCGGATATAGTGAGGAAGACGCAGCCGGCTATAGCCTGACGCTTTTTACGCTGGTGCACGGTTCATTAATTTCCTGCTGGATAAAACAAAACACAGAGGATTTACAACGCATGAAGCAGCAGCTTCCCTTCTTATTGCCCTAA